Proteins from a single region of Pseudomonas sp. 10S4:
- a CDS encoding CbtA family protein, translated as MIKRIAQTAGFTGLLAALLLTLLQSFWVAPLILQAETYEKSEPAAAVAHEHTEGAMAAHTHDAEAWEPEDGWQRVLSTTGGNLVVAVGFALMLAGLYTLRAPTKTAQGLLWGLAGYATFVLAPTLGLPPELPGTAAADLAQRQIWWVGTAASTAVGIALIVFSRHWLMKIFGVAILAVPHVIGAPQPEVHSMLAPQALESQFKIASQLTNVAFWLALGLISAWLFRRKSDGQYHA; from the coding sequence ATGATCAAGCGTATCGCTCAAACCGCAGGTTTCACCGGGCTGCTCGCCGCCCTGCTGCTGACCCTGCTGCAAAGCTTCTGGGTCGCCCCGCTGATTCTTCAGGCGGAAACCTACGAAAAATCCGAACCTGCCGCCGCTGTAGCTCACGAGCACACCGAAGGCGCCATGGCTGCTCACACCCACGACGCCGAAGCCTGGGAGCCGGAAGACGGCTGGCAGCGCGTGCTGTCGACCACCGGCGGTAACCTGGTAGTCGCGGTTGGTTTTGCGCTGATGCTCGCCGGCCTGTACACCTTGCGTGCACCGACCAAAACCGCTCAAGGCCTGCTCTGGGGCCTGGCCGGTTACGCGACGTTTGTGCTGGCGCCGACCCTCGGTCTGCCGCCGGAACTGCCGGGCACTGCCGCCGCCGATCTGGCGCAACGGCAGATCTGGTGGGTCGGCACTGCGGCTTCTACCGCTGTCGGGATCGCGCTGATCGTGTTCAGCCGTCACTGGCTGATGAAAATCTTCGGGGTGGCGATTCTGGCGGTACCGCATGTAATCGGCGCGCCACAACCGGAAGTCCACTCGATGCTGGCCCCGCAAGCCCTGGAGTCTCAGTTCAAAATCGCTTCGCAGTTGACCAACGTGGCGTTCTGGCTGGCCCTGGGCCTGATCAGCGCCTGGTTGTTCCGCCGCAAAAGCGATGGCCAATACCACGCATGA
- a CDS encoding acyltransferase family protein has product MLISVQALRAIAAWAVVCHHFMQIFFDFKARGPVGQAFIDKGAVGVDIFFVISGLVIFLSTEAKSLPPARFLLYRMCRIVPAYWLYTVLMALVVVFAQPVLPDQTVDWSHFLLSLLFIPTQNPGGYGIYPTLNVGWTLNYEMLFYLLFAWALLFRLQVRLLIVAALLFAVCQAWTGYGWISQFYRSDIVYEFLLGIAIGMVYRKGWIKPGLWLPLLGIAGALLTIYHLPPAPRLLAWGLPSAVLVMACIALERYFKNNRVFELLGNCSYSVYLMHVLVLSAGGFIAQQYDVNPYVMFAVCAATIGVASWASYEWVEKRSYRWLKAWIDGETVAQPVQALSRQKY; this is encoded by the coding sequence ATGTTGATTTCTGTACAAGCGCTGCGCGCCATCGCAGCCTGGGCGGTGGTCTGCCACCATTTCATGCAGATTTTCTTCGACTTCAAGGCTCGCGGGCCGGTGGGGCAGGCGTTTATCGACAAGGGCGCCGTGGGCGTCGACATCTTCTTCGTCATCAGCGGTCTGGTGATCTTCCTGTCCACCGAGGCCAAGTCGCTGCCGCCGGCGCGGTTTCTGCTGTATCGAATGTGCCGCATCGTCCCGGCGTACTGGCTGTACACGGTGCTGATGGCGCTGGTGGTGGTGTTCGCTCAACCGGTGTTGCCGGATCAGACGGTCGACTGGTCGCATTTCCTGCTGTCGCTGTTGTTCATTCCTACGCAAAACCCCGGCGGCTACGGGATTTATCCGACGCTCAATGTCGGTTGGACGCTGAATTACGAAATGCTGTTTTACCTGCTGTTCGCCTGGGCACTGCTGTTTCGCTTGCAGGTCAGGTTGCTGATCGTCGCGGCGCTGCTGTTCGCGGTGTGCCAGGCCTGGACCGGTTATGGCTGGATCAGCCAGTTCTACCGATCCGACATCGTTTATGAGTTTCTGCTGGGGATTGCCATTGGCATGGTCTACCGCAAGGGTTGGATCAAGCCCGGTTTATGGCTGCCGCTGCTGGGGATCGCTGGTGCCTTACTGACGATTTATCATCTGCCGCCGGCACCGCGACTGCTGGCCTGGGGTTTGCCGAGTGCCGTGTTGGTGATGGCGTGCATCGCGCTGGAACGTTATTTCAAGAACAATCGGGTGTTCGAACTGCTCGGTAATTGTTCCTACTCGGTCTACTTGATGCATGTGCTGGTGCTGTCGGCCGGCGGATTTATCGCACAACAGTACGATGTGAATCCTTACGTCATGTTTGCCGTTTGCGCGGCCACCATTGGCGTGGCTTCCTGGGCAAGTTACGAATGGGTGGAAAAACGCAGCTATCGGTGGCTTAAAGCCTGGATCGACGGCGAAACAGTTGCTCAGCCCGTGCAAGCTCTTTCCCGACAAAAATACTAG
- the nfuA gene encoding Fe-S biogenesis protein NfuA — translation MTAITITDAAHDYLADLLSKQGIGIRVFITQPGTQYAETCIAYCKPGEEKPEDTALGLKSFTAYIDSFSEAFLDDAVVDYATDRMGGQLTIKAPNAKVPMVNADSPVNERINYYLQTEINPGLASHGGQVSLIDVVEDGIAVLKFGGGCQGCGQADVTLREGIERTLLERIPELKGVRDVTDHTQKENAYY, via the coding sequence ATGACCGCTATTACCATCACTGACGCCGCCCACGATTATCTGGCTGATCTGCTCTCCAAGCAGGGCATCGGCATCCGCGTCTTTATCACCCAGCCTGGCACCCAGTACGCCGAAACCTGCATTGCCTACTGCAAGCCGGGCGAAGAAAAACCTGAAGACACTGCGTTGGGGCTCAAAAGCTTCACCGCTTACATCGACTCGTTCAGCGAAGCCTTCCTGGACGATGCGGTTGTCGACTACGCCACCGACCGCATGGGCGGCCAACTGACCATCAAGGCGCCAAACGCCAAAGTTCCGATGGTCAACGCTGACAGCCCGGTCAACGAGCGCATCAACTACTACCTGCAAACCGAAATCAACCCGGGGCTCGCGAGCCACGGCGGTCAGGTTAGTCTGATTGATGTGGTCGAGGACGGCATCGCCGTTCTTAAGTTCGGCGGCGGTTGCCAGGGCTGCGGCCAGGCGGACGTCACCTTGCGCGAAGGCATCGAGCGCACCTTGCTCGAGCGCATTCCCGAGCTCAAGGGTGTACGCGACGTGACTGACCACACGCAGAAAGAAAACGCCTACTACTGA
- a CDS encoding ABC transporter substrate-binding protein, producing the protein MFKFFYTFLLIFGAVYGPGVHAESVLFLNPGSTHERFWVSYSQFMQAAAKDLGMDLKILYAERMPEVTIAQAREALQGPDRPDYLVFANEQYVAPQIFRLAQGSGVKLFIVNASLTDNQLSLLGERPDRLGSLVPNDEEGGYLMLKELIRQHPPAAPGQSIELLAFSGLKITPSAQLREKGMLRALAEHPEVRLRQLVYSGWTRERAYEQAKLLLRRYPKVSLVWSANDEMAFGAMQAYSEAGGTPGKGALFGAFNTAPAALNALVDGRLSVLLGGHFTLGGWALVELHDYDQGVDVNQYGGRDRQIPLLQLIDKAQAKRLLAMGDSPDFGVNFKLLSAKGQPTSYRYPFSLLTLMH; encoded by the coding sequence ATGTTCAAGTTTTTCTACACCTTCCTGCTGATATTCGGCGCGGTCTACGGACCCGGCGTGCACGCGGAATCGGTGTTGTTCCTGAACCCGGGCTCTACCCATGAAAGATTCTGGGTCAGCTACTCGCAATTCATGCAGGCGGCGGCCAAGGATCTTGGCATGGACTTGAAGATTCTTTATGCCGAGCGCATGCCTGAGGTCACGATTGCCCAGGCCCGAGAGGCATTGCAGGGGCCTGATCGTCCGGATTATCTGGTGTTTGCCAACGAGCAGTACGTCGCGCCGCAAATCTTTCGTCTGGCCCAAGGCAGTGGGGTGAAGCTGTTTATAGTCAACGCGTCCCTGACCGACAATCAACTGAGCCTGCTGGGTGAGCGCCCGGATCGATTGGGTAGCCTGGTGCCCAACGACGAAGAGGGCGGCTACCTGATGCTCAAGGAATTGATCCGCCAGCATCCACCGGCGGCGCCCGGACAATCCATCGAGTTACTGGCGTTTTCCGGCCTGAAGATCACCCCTTCGGCGCAACTGCGCGAAAAAGGCATGCTGCGCGCCTTGGCCGAACACCCTGAAGTGCGTTTGCGCCAACTGGTCTACAGCGGCTGGACCCGTGAGCGCGCCTATGAACAGGCGAAATTGCTGTTGCGGCGCTACCCCAAGGTATCGCTGGTGTGGTCCGCCAATGACGAGATGGCATTCGGTGCCATGCAGGCGTATTCGGAGGCAGGAGGCACGCCGGGCAAGGGTGCCTTGTTCGGTGCTTTCAATACCGCGCCCGCAGCCTTGAACGCCTTGGTCGACGGGCGTTTGAGCGTGTTATTGGGTGGGCACTTCACGCTGGGTGGCTGGGCGCTGGTGGAATTGCATGATTACGATCAAGGCGTAGATGTGAACCAATACGGCGGTCGTGACCGGCAGATTCCGTTATTGCAACTGATCGACAAGGCCCAAGCCAAACGGCTGCTGGCCATGGGCGACTCGCCGGATTTCGGGGTGAACTTCAAGCTCCTGTCGGCCAAGGGGCAACCGACCTCCTATCGCTACCCGTTCAGCCTGCTAACGTTGATGCACTGA
- a CDS encoding fatty acid cis/trans isomerase, translating to MSYRVVVSILLLLSSWGADAQSPAISYTRDIQPIFTEKCVACHACYDAACQLNLGSGEGAARGATKIAVYDGERSVASSPTRLFYDAFGKLAWQHKDFYSVLDAQGSQAALMARMLELGHKTPLTPNAKLPEDIVLGLNRENMCAMPAEFDGYAGAHPKEGMPLAVTGLTNQQYQTLQRWLAAGAPIDEQGLVPSAREALQVVQWENLLNAPGARGSLVGRWLFEHLFLAHIYFKDGEPGHFFQWVRSRTPTGQPIDLINTRRPNDDPGTQIYYRLWPVQGVIVQKTHITYPLSAAKLSRAKSLFFSGNWQVNALPGYGPERRANPFTTFEAIPAQARYQFMLDNAEYFVRTFIRGPVCRGQIATDVIRDNFWALFQAPEHDLYITDPNYRGKATPLLAMPGQNDDVGSVLSLWHDYRNKRNEYEALRRDSYAEAPAPSWSTLWAGNDNALLTIFRHFDSASVNKGLIGDVPQTMWLFDFPLLERTYYQLAVNFDVFGNVSHQAQTRLYFDLIRNGAEQNFLRLMPADSRNDYLDDWYQSGGKFKMWLDYESIDNDKPSALTLDEKDPKRDFAMQLLARYGDLNATPDPINRCDGAYCSRPNIDPALQNAEQALSRLTSRPAAGLKVIDQLPEATMLRIETASGKREIYSLLRNRAHSNVAFILGESLRYQPGLDTLTIYPGVLSSYPNFMFNIPAEQVPEFVDAMERSKDADSFERIVERWGVRRSHPQFWFYFHDLSTYIHETDPVEEGVLDMNRYENL from the coding sequence ATGTCGTATCGCGTCGTTGTCAGCATTCTATTGCTGCTTTCAAGCTGGGGCGCCGATGCGCAAAGTCCCGCCATTTCCTATACCCGAGATATTCAACCGATCTTCACCGAAAAGTGCGTGGCCTGCCACGCGTGCTACGACGCCGCCTGTCAGCTCAATCTGGGCAGCGGTGAAGGGGCGGCCCGCGGCGCGACCAAGATTGCGGTCTACGACGGCGAGCGCAGCGTCGCATCCTCGCCAACCCGACTCTTCTATGACGCCTTCGGTAAACTGGCCTGGCAGCACAAGGACTTCTATTCGGTCCTCGACGCCCAAGGCAGCCAGGCAGCGCTGATGGCACGGATGCTTGAGCTGGGCCACAAAACCCCGCTAACGCCTAACGCCAAGTTGCCGGAAGACATCGTGCTGGGCCTGAATCGGGAAAACATGTGCGCCATGCCGGCGGAGTTCGATGGTTATGCCGGCGCGCACCCGAAAGAAGGCATGCCGCTGGCGGTGACCGGCCTGACAAATCAGCAGTACCAGACCCTGCAACGCTGGCTCGCCGCCGGTGCGCCGATTGATGAACAAGGCCTGGTGCCCAGCGCCAGGGAAGCGCTGCAAGTGGTGCAGTGGGAAAATCTGCTCAACGCACCGGGCGCTCGTGGCAGCCTGGTCGGGCGCTGGTTGTTTGAACACTTGTTCCTGGCGCATATCTACTTCAAGGATGGCGAGCCGGGGCATTTTTTCCAGTGGGTGCGTTCGCGCACGCCGACCGGCCAGCCGATCGACCTGATCAATACCCGCCGGCCGAACGACGATCCGGGCACGCAGATTTATTACCGGTTGTGGCCGGTGCAAGGCGTGATCGTGCAGAAGACCCACATCACTTATCCGTTGAGCGCGGCGAAGCTGTCCCGGGCCAAAAGCCTGTTTTTCAGCGGCAATTGGCAGGTCAACGCCTTACCGGGTTACGGCCCGGAGCGCCGGGCCAATCCGTTCACCACGTTTGAGGCTATCCCGGCCCAGGCGCGTTATCAGTTCATGCTCGATAACGCCGAGTACTTCGTGCGCACCTTTATTCGCGGTCCGGTATGCCGTGGGCAGATCGCTACAGATGTGATTCGCGACAACTTCTGGGCACTGTTCCAGGCCCCGGAACACGACCTCTACATCACCGATCCGAACTATCGCGGCAAGGCCACGCCGCTGCTGGCAATGCCGGGGCAGAACGACGACGTCGGCAGCGTGTTGAGCCTGTGGCATGACTACCGCAACAAACGCAACGAATACGAAGCCCTGCGCCGGGACAGCTACGCCGAGGCGCCGGCGCCGAGCTGGTCGACGCTGTGGGCCGGTAACGACAACGCGTTGCTGACGATCTTCCGCCACTTCGACAGTGCCTCGGTGAACAAAGGCCTGATCGGTGACGTGCCGCAAACCATGTGGCTGTTCGACTTCCCGTTGCTGGAACGCACGTATTACCAGTTGGCGGTGAATTTCGACGTGTTTGGCAACGTCTCCCACCAGGCCCAGACGCGGCTGTATTTCGACCTGATCCGTAACGGCGCCGAGCAGAACTTCCTGCGTTTGATGCCGGCCGATTCGCGCAACGACTACCTCGACGATTGGTATCAGAGCGGCGGCAAGTTCAAGATGTGGCTGGATTACGAGTCCATCGACAACGACAAGCCCAGCGCGCTGACACTCGACGAAAAAGACCCGAAACGGGATTTCGCCATGCAATTGCTGGCCCGTTACGGCGACCTCAACGCCACGCCGGATCCGATTAACCGTTGCGATGGTGCGTATTGCTCGCGGCCGAACATCGACCCGGCGTTGCAGAACGCCGAACAAGCCTTGAGTCGCCTGACTTCGCGTCCTGCAGCGGGTTTGAAGGTCATTGATCAGTTGCCGGAAGCGACGATGTTGCGTATCGAAACCGCAAGCGGCAAACGCGAGATCTACAGCCTGCTGCGCAACCGTGCCCACAGCAACGTGGCATTCATACTCGGTGAATCCCTGCGTTATCAGCCGGGGCTCGACACGTTGACCATTTACCCAGGTGTGCTCAGCAGTTATCCGAACTTCATGTTCAACATTCCGGCCGAGCAGGTGCCTGAGTTTGTCGATGCGATGGAAAGGTCGAAGGACGCTGACAGCTTCGAGAGGATCGTTGAACGCTGGGGTGTTCGGCGCAGTCATCCGCAGTTCTGGTTCTACTTCCACGACCTGAGCACGTACATCCACGAAACTGACCCGGTGGAAGAGGGCGTGCTGGACATGAACCGCTACGAGAATCTTTGA
- the cobM gene encoding precorrin-4 C(11)-methyltransferase gives MTVYFIGAGPGDPELITVKGQRLIRSCPVIIYAGSLVPAAVLDGHQAETVVNSAELHLEQIIELIKTAHAKGQDVARVHSGDPSLYGAIGEQIRYLRELDIPFEIIPGVTATAACAALLGAELTLPDISQSVILTRYADKTAMPAGEELGSLAQHGATMAIHLGVNHLEKILAELLPHYGADCPIAVIHRATWPDQDWVVGTLADIAAKVEAKGFRRTALILVGRVLGSDQFSESSLYRAGHAHLYRP, from the coding sequence ATGACCGTCTACTTCATTGGCGCAGGTCCCGGCGACCCGGAACTGATCACCGTCAAAGGCCAGCGGCTGATTCGCAGCTGCCCGGTGATCATCTATGCCGGCTCCCTGGTGCCGGCTGCCGTGCTGGACGGCCACCAGGCTGAAACGGTGGTCAACAGCGCCGAACTGCACCTGGAACAGATCATCGAACTGATCAAAACCGCCCACGCCAAGGGGCAGGATGTGGCCCGTGTTCATTCGGGCGATCCGAGCCTGTATGGCGCGATTGGCGAGCAGATTCGTTACCTTCGTGAACTCGATATACCGTTCGAAATCATCCCGGGCGTCACGGCTACCGCCGCCTGTGCTGCGCTACTGGGCGCCGAACTGACCTTACCGGACATCTCGCAAAGCGTGATCCTGACCCGTTACGCCGACAAAACCGCGATGCCGGCCGGCGAAGAGCTAGGCAGCCTGGCGCAACACGGGGCGACCATGGCGATTCATTTAGGGGTCAATCATCTGGAGAAGATCCTCGCCGAATTGCTGCCGCATTACGGCGCCGACTGCCCGATTGCGGTGATTCACCGCGCGACCTGGCCGGATCAGGATTGGGTGGTGGGGACGCTGGCGGACATTGCCGCAAAGGTCGAGGCCAAAGGGTTTCGGCGTACGGCGTTGATACTGGTGGGTCGGGTGTTGGGCAGCGATCAATTTAGTGAATCGTCGCTGTATCGCGCGGGGCATGCGCATCTCTACAGGCCCTGA
- a CDS encoding cobalamin biosynthesis protein: MTDNSAAPTLVVGLGCQRGCPASTLRALLDQALQAHQIELRAIKALASIDLKRDEPGLIELAAQLGLEVMYFSSEQLAGYQPQLSHHSQIAFERTGCYGVAESAALALAEHLAQAPAKLLIPRQKYAQATLALASAA, from the coding sequence ATGACGGATAACAGCGCAGCGCCGACCTTAGTGGTCGGCCTGGGCTGCCAGCGCGGCTGCCCCGCCAGCACGTTGCGGGCGCTGTTGGATCAGGCATTACAGGCGCATCAAATCGAACTTCGTGCGATCAAGGCCCTGGCCAGCATCGACCTGAAACGTGATGAGCCTGGCCTGATCGAATTGGCCGCGCAGCTTGGGCTAGAAGTGATGTACTTCAGCAGCGAACAATTGGCCGGTTATCAGCCACAGCTCAGCCACCATTCGCAGATCGCCTTCGAACGCACCGGCTGCTACGGCGTAGCGGAAAGTGCCGCCCTGGCACTCGCCGAACACTTGGCCCAGGCACCGGCGAAGCTGCTGATTCCCAGGCAAAAATACGCTCAGGCCACCCTCGCATTGGCCAGTGCCGCGTAA
- a CDS encoding DUF2970 domain-containing protein, producing MDDPVDNKPPTFLQMLHSVIAAAFGVQSGKNRARDFTHGKPSHFVIMGIVFTAIFALTLFGIVKLVLHLAGV from the coding sequence ATGGACGATCCAGTCGACAACAAGCCACCGACGTTCCTACAGATGCTGCACAGCGTGATAGCCGCGGCGTTCGGAGTGCAAAGCGGGAAGAATCGCGCCCGGGACTTTACCCATGGCAAGCCGAGTCATTTCGTGATTATGGGGATTGTGTTCACAGCGATATTCGCGCTGACGCTGTTTGGCATCGTGAAACTGGTGCTGCACCTGGCCGGGGTGTGA
- the metH gene encoding methionine synthase: MSDRSVRLQALKHALKERILILDGGMGTMIQSYKLEEQDYRGKRFADWPSDVKGNNDLLVLTRPDVIGAIEKAYLDAGADILETNTFNATQVSLADYGMQGLAYELNVEGARLARKIADAKTLETPEKPRFVAGVIGPTSRTCSLSPDVNNPGYRNVTFDELVENYTEATKGLIEGGADLILIETIFDTLNAKAAIFAVQGVFEELGIELPIMISGTITDASGRTLSGQTTEAFWNSVAHAKPISVGLNCALGASELRPYLEELSNKAGTHVSAHPNAGLPNEFGEYDELPSETAKVIEEFAQSGFLNIVGGCCGTTPGHIEAIAKAVAGYAPREIPEIPKACRLSGLEPFTIDRSSLFVNVGERTNITGSAKFARLIREDNYTEALEVALQQVEAGAQVIDINMDEGMLDSKKAMVTFLNLIAGEPDISRVPIMIDSSKWEVIEAGLKCIQGKGIVNSISMKEGVEQFIHHAKLCKRYGAAVVVMAFDEAGQADTEARKKEICKRSYDILVNEVGFPPEDIIFDPNIFAVATGIEEHNNYAVDFINACAYIRDELPYALTSGGVSNVSFSFRGNNPVREAIHSVFLLYAIRNGLTMGIVNAGQLEIYDQIPAELRDAVEDVVLNRTPEGTDALLAIADKYKGDGSVKEAETEEWRGWPVNKRLEHALVKGITTHIVEDTEESRQSFARPIEVIEGPLMSGMNIVGDLFGAGKMFLPQVVKSARVMKQAVAHLIPFIELEKGDKPEAKGKILMATVKGDVHDIGKNLVGVVLGCNGYDIVDLGVMVPAEKILQVAKEQKCDIIGLSGLITPSLDEMVHVAREMQRQDFHLPLMIGGATTSKAHTAVKIEPKYSNDAVIYVTDASRAVGVATQLLSKELKPAFVEKTRLEYIEVRERTANRSARTERLSYPAAIAKKPQFDWSTYAPVKPTFTGSRVLDNIDLKVLAEYIDWTPFFISWDLAGKFPRILEDEVVGEAATALYADAKEMLAKLIDEKLISARAVFGFWPANQVRDDDIEVYGDDGKPLAKLHHLRQQIIKTDGKPNFSLADFVAPKDSEVTDYVGGFITTAGIGAEEVAKAYQDAGDDYNSIMVKALADRLAEACAEWLHQQVRKEHWGYAKDETLDNEALIKEQYTGIRPAPGYPACPDHTEKGTLFALLDPEASEMHAGRSGVFLTEHYAMFPAAAVSGWYFAHPQAQYFAVGKIDKDQVQSYTSRKGQELSVTERWLAPNLGYDN, from the coding sequence ATGTCCGATCGCAGCGTTCGCCTTCAAGCTCTCAAGCACGCCCTTAAAGAGCGCATCCTGATTCTCGATGGCGGCATGGGCACGATGATCCAGAGCTACAAGCTCGAAGAGCAAGATTACCGTGGCAAGCGCTTTGCCGATTGGCCGAGCGATGTGAAAGGCAACAACGACCTGTTGGTGTTGACCCGCCCGGACGTGATTGGTGCCATCGAAAAGGCGTACCTGGATGCCGGCGCCGACATTCTGGAAACCAACACCTTCAACGCCACCCAGGTTTCCCTGGCCGACTACGGCATGCAGGGCCTGGCGTATGAGTTAAACGTAGAAGGCGCACGCCTGGCGCGCAAGATTGCCGACGCCAAGACCCTCGAAACCCCGGAAAAACCGCGCTTCGTCGCCGGCGTGATCGGGCCGACCAGTCGCACCTGCTCGCTGTCCCCGGACGTGAACAACCCCGGCTACCGCAACGTGACCTTCGACGAACTGGTGGAAAACTACACCGAGGCCACCAAAGGCCTGATCGAAGGTGGCGCCGACCTGATCCTGATCGAAACCATCTTCGACACCTTGAATGCCAAAGCCGCGATCTTCGCCGTGCAAGGGGTTTTCGAAGAGCTGGGCATCGAGTTGCCGATCATGATCTCCGGCACTATCACCGACGCCTCCGGCCGCACCCTCTCCGGCCAGACCACTGAAGCGTTCTGGAACTCAGTGGCCCACGCCAAGCCGATCTCGGTCGGCCTGAACTGCGCCCTCGGCGCCAGCGAATTGCGTCCGTACCTGGAAGAGCTGTCGAACAAGGCGGGTACCCACGTTTCCGCGCACCCGAACGCCGGCCTGCCGAACGAATTCGGCGAGTACGACGAATTGCCGTCGGAAACCGCCAAGGTCATCGAAGAATTCGCCCAAAGCGGCTTCCTGAATATCGTCGGCGGTTGCTGCGGCACCACGCCGGGCCACATCGAAGCCATCGCCAAAGCCGTGGCCGGTTATGCACCGCGTGAAATTCCGGAGATCCCGAAAGCTTGCCGCTTGTCGGGCCTGGAACCGTTCACCATTGATCGCAGCTCGTTGTTCGTCAACGTCGGCGAGCGGACCAACATCACCGGTTCCGCCAAGTTCGCCCGTCTGATCCGTGAAGACAACTACACCGAAGCCCTGGAAGTCGCCTTGCAACAGGTCGAAGCCGGCGCCCAGGTGATCGACATCAACATGGACGAAGGGATGCTCGATTCGAAGAAGGCCATGGTGACCTTCCTCAATTTGATTGCCGGTGAACCGGACATCTCCCGCGTACCGATCATGATCGACTCCTCCAAGTGGGAAGTGATCGAAGCCGGCCTGAAATGCATCCAGGGCAAGGGCATCGTCAACTCGATCAGCATGAAGGAAGGCGTCGAACAGTTCATTCATCACGCCAAACTGTGCAAACGCTACGGCGCCGCAGTTGTCGTGATGGCGTTCGACGAAGCCGGCCAGGCCGACACCGAAGCGCGCAAGAAAGAAATCTGCAAACGCTCCTACGACATTCTGGTCAACGAAGTCGGCTTCCCGCCGGAAGACATCATCTTCGACCCGAACATCTTCGCCGTGGCCACCGGCATCGAAGAACACAACAACTACGCTGTGGACTTCATCAATGCCTGCGCCTACATCCGTGACGAACTGCCGTACGCGCTGACCTCTGGCGGCGTGTCCAACGTGTCGTTCTCGTTCCGCGGCAACAACCCGGTGCGTGAGGCGATCCACTCGGTGTTCCTGCTGTATGCGATCCGCAACGGCCTGACCATGGGGATTGTCAACGCCGGCCAACTGGAGATCTACGACCAGATCCCGGCCGAACTGCGTGACGCCGTGGAAGACGTGGTGCTCAACCGCACCCCGGAAGGCACCGACGCCCTCCTCGCCATCGCCGACAAGTACAAGGGCGACGGCAGCGTCAAGGAAGCCGAGACCGAAGAGTGGCGCGGCTGGCCCGTCAACAAGCGTCTGGAGCACGCGCTGGTCAAAGGCATTACCACGCACATTGTTGAAGACACCGAAGAATCCCGTCAGTCGTTCGCCCGTCCGATTGAAGTGATCGAAGGCCCGCTGATGTCTGGCATGAACATCGTCGGCGACCTGTTCGGCGCCGGCAAAATGTTCCTGCCGCAAGTGGTGAAATCCGCCCGCGTGATGAAGCAGGCTGTCGCGCACCTGATCCCGTTCATTGAACTGGAGAAAGGCGACAAGCCGGAAGCCAAGGGCAAGATCCTGATGGCCACGGTCAAGGGCGACGTGCACGACATCGGCAAGAACCTCGTTGGCGTGGTGCTGGGTTGCAACGGCTACGACATCGTCGACCTCGGCGTGATGGTGCCGGCGGAGAAGATCCTGCAGGTGGCCAAGGAGCAGAAGTGCGACATCATCGGTTTGTCCGGTCTGATCACGCCTTCGCTGGATGAAATGGTCCACGTGGCCCGCGAGATGCAGCGTCAGGACTTCCACCTGCCGTTGATGATCGGTGGCGCGACCACTTCGAAAGCGCACACCGCGGTGAAGATCGAGCCGAAGTACAGCAACGACGCGGTGATCTACGTCACCGACGCCTCCCGCGCCGTGGGCGTGGCGACGCAATTGCTGTCCAAGGAATTGAAGCCGGCGTTTGTCGAGAAGACGCGCCTGGAATACATCGAAGTCCGCGAGCGCACCGCCAACCGCAGCGCCCGCACCGAACGCTTGAGCTACCCGGCGGCCATCGCCAAGAAGCCGCAGTTCGACTGGAGCACTTACGCGCCGGTCAAGCCGACCTTCACCGGTTCTCGTGTGTTGGACAATATTGACCTGAAGGTGCTGGCCGAATACATCGACTGGACGCCGTTCTTTATCTCCTGGGACCTGGCCGGCAAGTTCCCGCGCATCCTCGAAGACGAAGTGGTCGGTGAAGCCGCCACCGCGCTGTACGCCGATGCCAAGGAAATGCTCGCCAAGCTGATCGACGAGAAACTGATCAGCGCCCGCGCGGTGTTCGGCTTCTGGCCGGCCAACCAGGTGCGCGACGATGACATCGAAGTCTACGGCGATGACGGCAAGCCGCTGGCGAAGCTGCATCACCTGCGTCAACAGATCATCAAGACTGACGGCAAGCCGAACTTTTCCCTGGCCGACTTTGTGGCGCCTAAAGACAGCGAAGTGACCGACTACGTGGGTGGTTTCATTACTACCGCCGGGATCGGCGCCGAAGAAGTGGCCAAGGCTTATCAGGACGCAGGCGACGATTACAACTCGATCATGGTCAAGGCCCTGGCCGACCGTTTGGCCGAGGCCTGCGCCGAGTGGCTGCACCAACAGGTGCGCAAAGAACACTGGGGTTATGCCAAGGACGAGACGCTGGACAACGAGGCGTTGATCAAAGAGCAATACACCGGCATCCGCCCTGCTCCCGGCTACCCGGCCTGCCCGGATCACACCGAGAAAGGCACGCTGTTCGCCCTGCTCGACCCCGAGGCCAGCGAAATGCACGCCGGTCGCAGCGGCGTGTTCCTCACCGAACACTACGCGATGTTCCCGGCGGCAGCAGTCAGCGGCTGGTACTTCGCCCACCCGCAGGCGCAGTACTTTGCCGTGGGCAAGATCGACAAGGACCAGGTGCAGAGCTATACGTCGCGCAAGGGGCAGGAATTGAGCGTGACTGAACGCTGGTTGGCGCCTAACTTGGGTTACGACAACTAA